Proteins encoded together in one Synergistota bacterium window:
- a CDS encoding stage V sporulation protein S yields MEVLKVSAQSRPKSVAGALAAVLREKGCAELQAIGAGAVNQAVKAIAIARGYVAPNGIDIVCIPAFTKVEIEGEERTAIKFVVESR; encoded by the coding sequence ATGGAAGTTTTAAAGGTTTCGGCTCAGTCCAGACCTAAGTCGGTTGCGGGCGCTTTGGCTGCTGTTTTGCGGGAAAAGGGATGTGCAGAGCTACAGGCTATAGGGGCGGGCGCAGTTAATCAAGCTGTCAAGGCAATAGCTATCGCCAGAGGTTATGTTGCTCCAAATGGAATCGATATAGTGTGCATACCTGCCTTTACTAAGGTTGAGATTGAGGGAGAGGAAAGAACTGCTATTAAGTTCGTTGTCGAATCCCGTTAA